A window of the Brassica napus cultivar Da-Ae chromosome A2, Da-Ae, whole genome shotgun sequence genome harbors these coding sequences:
- the LOC106387703 gene encoding trafficking protein particle complex subunit 5-like gives MIGVGKMKLYSNVLDKPLSKGKQEVSLSAFAFLFSELVQYNQTQVDNIAELERRLEDAGYAVGARVLELLCNREKGNRRETRLLGILSFVHSTVWKVLFGKVADSLEKGTEHEDEYMISEKELLVNRFISIPKDMGTFNCGAFVAGIVKGVLDNAGFPAVVTAHFVPIEGQQRPRTTILIKFADEVLKREARLSQ, from the exons atgatcggAGTGGGGAAGATGAAACTGTACTCAAACGTACTCGACAAGCCACTCAGCAAAGGCAAACAAGAG GTGAGCTTGAGCGCATTTGCCTTCTTGTTCTCGGAGCTCGTTCAGTACAATCAAACCCAGGTTGACAACATTGCTGAGCTTGAAAGAAG ACTAGAGGATGCTGGGTATGCAGTTGGAGCTCGAGTCTTGGAGCTTCTTTGCAACCGAGAGAAG GGAAACCGAAGAGAGACACGGTTACTAGGAATCTTGTCGTTTGTCCACAGCACCGTGTGGAAGGTCTTGTTTGGAAAG GTTGCTGATTCACTTGAGAAAGGAACTGAACATGAAGATGAGTACATGATCAGTGAGAAGGAGCTTCTCGTCAACAG GTTCATATCGATTCCAAAAGACATGGGAACATTCAACTGCGGGGCGTTTGTGGCCGGCATTGTGAAG GGAGTTCTGGATAACGCAGGGTTTCCTGCTGTGGTAACGGCTCATTTTGTGCCCATTGAAGGACAACAACGCCCTCGGACTACCATCTTGATCAAGTTTGCTGATGAG GTGCTTAAAAGAGAGGCACGGCTAAGCCAATGA
- the LOC106387695 gene encoding replication termination factor 2-like: MHFRRQIIVKSPYSQQTVALQLDPSQSVLTLSALTSLLESSQRQSLSDFSVALNEKPLNASTRIKASNLPPVSMLAVYPRLLGGGGDGGATGAESRDCYLNMYAEKKPDKVDPNEQRLSKWLNCALSNEPLAEPCVIDLLGNLFNKEALVNALLLKRLPKQFSYIKGLKDMVNIKLADVAGFDGDTTSAKFQCPVSGLGFNGKYKFFALRGCGHVMSAKALKEVKSCSCLVCHSDVKDSDKIVVNGTEEEVGLLRERMEEEKAKLREKKGASKKSKNGVAVVVDAGVKVGKRQMDDGNVNGNCVTVKKFKAGDAVPVNATKEVYASLFTSSKKKSDFRETYSCRSLPLGRN; this comes from the coding sequence ATGCACTTCCGGCGACAGATCATCGTCAAATCTCCTTACTCTCAACAAACCGTCGCACTGCAATTAGACCCTTCGCAATCTGTGTTAACTCTCTCAGCTCTCACTTCCTTACTCGAATCATCGCAGCGTCAATCGTTATCAGACTTCTCCGTCGCTCTAAATGAGAAGCCTCTGAACGCCTCTACACGGATCAAAGCATCTAACCTCCCTCCCGTCTCCATGCTCGCTGTTTACCCTCGCCTCCTTGGAGGTGGAGGAGATGGCGGTGCGACGGGAGCAGAGTCTCGTGATTGCTACCTCAACATGTACGCTGAGAAGAAACCAGACAAGGTTGATCCTAACGAGCAGAGGCTCTCTAAATGGCTTAACTGCGCCTTGTCTAACGAGCCTCTGGCTGAGCCTTGCGTGATTGATCTCCTCGGGAATCTCTTCAACAAAGAAGCTTTGGTGAACGCTCTGTTGTTGAAGAGGTTGCCTAAGCAGTTCTCTTACATTAAGGGTCTGAAGGATATGGTGAATATCAAGCTCGCGGATGTGGCTGGTTTCGATGGGGATACGACCAGTGCTAAGTTTCAGTGTCCGGTCTCAGGGCTTGGATTTAATGGAAAGTACAAGTTTTTCGCTCTGAGGGGATGTGGGCATGTGATGAGTGCGAAGGCGTTGAAGGAAGTGAAGTCTTGTTCGTGTTTGGTGTGTCACTCGGATGTTAAAGATTCTGATAAGATTGTGGTAAACGGTACGGAGGAGGAGGTGGGTTTGTTGAGGGAGAGGATGGAGGAGGAGAAGGCTAAGCTGAGAGAGAAGAAAGGTGCTTCAAAGAAGAGCAAGAACGGTGTTGCTGTGGTGGTTGATGCAGGTGTGAAGGTGGGAAAAAGACAGATGGATGATGGGAATGTGAATGGGAATTGCGTTACTGTGAAGAAGTTCAAGGCGGGGGATGCAGTGCCGGTTAATGCTACAAAGGAAGTCTATGCTTCTCTGTTTACTTCCTCCAAGAAGAAGTCTGATTTCAGGGAGACTTACTCTTGCAGGTCACTTCCTCTCGGCAGGAACTGA
- the LOC125589083 gene encoding uncharacterized protein LOC125589083, which yields MWTSESTGTDSKTGEPTFTICCNHGQIRLPPIKQPPALLEELLQLRWFRDTIRVYNSVLAFTSVGMKMDHSVVHTPGPYTIRIQGQTHHKIGSLIPQQGRLPEYLQLYIFDTGNEVRNRLNAMGQSSTDGNLDEATLERLIRMIDENNCLAKIFRRARDYYESVGKEFKIRLLPDKGKGKEYDLPSTDEVAGLIVGDMSSTIGERDIVVQFQSDTLQQIRDDHPLYMTLQYPLLFPYGEYGFHPEIPLHLETGTSRTRQFLTIRQFYAAQIQTRLNQGLTLIIGGRLLHQYIIDIYTAIEEDRLRWARNNQDILRAELYNNVLDAVSKGDTNAKIIGQRFILPPSFTGGPRYLVEKYHDAMAICREYGNPDLFITMTANPNWREIKEHLMKYGGDSPNDRPDIECRVFKMKLDQLLKDFKKGTYFKPYTAALHRIEFQKRGLPHAHILLWFGNSSRTPSAEEVDEIISAELPNKEEDPEGYNLVTKHMIHGPCGVTNPKSPCMDNNVCTKKFPRPYNDNTSIDKSGYVLYRRRQNENAFVLKDGKILNNNFVVPHNLKLLKKYEAHINVEWCNRTSAVKYLFKYITKGVDRASAVIEHGNTGSTSSLASSSEPKERVIKQRNEIQEFIDARYLSACEGMWRTFAFHIHKRKPSVEKLIIHLEGEHNITIKDTDNLGRVVRKPGIEKTMFTEWMVLCRRSAFARTLTYVQIPEYFVWNNNTKVWSERKKGKAIGRIVAVHPSAGDRYYLRILINKIKGPRSYDELKTFNDVKYPDFKSVCYARGYLDNDVEWIESMIEASRTATPFQIRDMFVTFLNHCFVASPKILWEQSWKSMSDDILRKRQRFLGHSNLELDDETLEQYTLIEVEKLMRMHDRSISDIKGMPKIQPVLLKELGNSLWTQEMDYDVAEETLRHDTQYTLLNADQRAIYKSVLDSVEKKDGKLFFVYGAGGTGKTFLYQTIISRLRSRKQIVLPVASSGIAALLLPNGRTAHSRFNIPLKLSEDKLCNIKPGTMLAELIEKTDLIIWDEAPMTHKHAFEALDKTLKDIMSKKNPPAKDMTFGGKTVLLGGDFRQILPVIPQGSRADTVLASISHSYLWDSCHKFSLKINMRVNQDEKEFSEWLLKVGEGQPQSSAEDEDDGYHEQMITVDDSLVQQTIDDPLKQVVEAAYGDIDKIKISQSSYTDRAILTPRNETVDEINAYTISNTDGESRDYFSCDSFEISDTQSDQNDALYAIEYLNSLEYSGLPSHKLTLKVGAPVMLLRNINQKKGLCNGTRMILTYVGERVLKADIVTGSHVGHEVLIPKIVLLHEETKLPFTLRRRQFPIRLCYAMTINKSQGQSLKEVLLYLPKPVFAHGQLYVALSRVTSKSGLKIIKARDQHPQKVKNIVYKEIFNRLRSHESK from the coding sequence ATGTGGACTTCGGAGAGCACTGGTACAGACTCCAAAACAGGAGAACCGACGTTCACTATTTGCTGTAACCATGGCCAAATCAGACTTCCGCCTATCAAGCAACCCCCAGCTCTATTAGAAGAACTTCTCCAGCTTAGGTGGTTTCGAGATACTATCAGAGTCTATAATTCCGTACTGGCTTTTACATCGGTTGGAATGAAAATGGATCATAGTGTGGTTCATACACCTGGTCCTTACACCATACGGATACAGGGTCAAACTCACCACAAGATTGGTTCCCTTATACCCCAACAAGGTCGTCTCCCAGAGTATCTCCAACTCTACATTTTTGATACGGGAAATGAAGTCAGAAACAGACTAAATGCAATGGGGCAATCCTCAACAGATGGTAATCTTGATGAAGCAACCCTAGAGCGCCTCATCAGGATGATTGACGAGAATAATTGCTTAGCCAAGATTTTCCGACGGGCACGAGACTATTACGAAAGTGTTGGGAAGGAGTTTAAAATCAGATTGCTCCCAGATAAGGGGAAAGGGAAAGAGTACGATCTTCCGAGTACAGACGAGGTCGCAGGTCTTATTGTAGGGGATATGTCATCAACAATTGGAGAACGAGATATAGTGGTCCAATTTCAATCTGACACTTTGCAGCAGATACGTGATGATCACCCTTTGTACATGACCCTACAATATCCTCTTTTGTTTCCCTATGGAGAGTACGGTTTTCATCCAGAGATCCCATTACATCTTGAGACAGGCACTTCAAGAACAAGGCAATTCCTGACTATCCGCCAGTTCTATGCCGCTCAGATCCAGACCCGTCTTAACCAAGGGCTGACCTTGATTATAGGCGGACGTCTACTCCATCAGTATATTATTGACATATATACAGCGATTGAAGAAGATCGACTAAGGTGGGCAAGGAATAATCAAGATATTCTGAGAGCCGAGCTCTACAATAATGTACTCGACGCTGTCAGCAAGGGTGATACTAATGCTAAAATTATTGGACAGAGGTTCATACTGCCTCCAAGTTTCACCGGTGGGCCCCGATACTTAGTTGAAAAATATCATGATGCGATGGCTATTTGTAGAGAATATGGGAATCCAGATTTGTTTATCACAATGACGGCCAATCCCAACTGGAGAGAGATTAAAGAGCATCTTATGAAGTACGGTGGAGACTCTCCCAATGATAGACCAGACATTGAGTGTCGAGTCTTTAAGATGAAGTTAGACCAGCTCCTCAAGGATTTCAAAAAAGGAACTTACTTCAAGCCATACACGGCTGCTCTCCACAGGATAGAGTTTCAGAAAAGAGGACTCCCTCATGCACATATACTATTGTGGTTTGGAAACTCTTCCAGAACACCAAGTGCAGAGGAAGTAGATGAGATTATTTCAGCTGAGCTTCCAAACAAGGAAGAAGATCCTGAAGGTTACAATTTAGTAACAAAACACATGATTCATGGTCCATGTGGTGTTACTAATCCGAAGTCACCATGTATGGATAATAATGTGTGCACAAAAAAGTTTCCTCGACCGTATAATGACAATACTTCAATTGATAAATCAGGGTATGTATTGTATCGTCGGCGGCAGAACGAGAATGCGTTTGTACTGAAGGATGGAAAAATCTTAAACAACAATTTTGTTGTACCTCATAACTTGAAGCTCTTGAAGAAGTACGAAGCTCATATTAATGTTGAATGGTGTAATCGAACAAGTGCTGTGAAGTACTTATTCAAGTACATAACCAAAGGTGTTGACAGAGCTTCCGCAGTTATTGAGCATGGGAATACGGGATCTACATCTAGCTTAGCATCCTCTAGCGAGCCAAAAGAGAGAGTAATCAAGCAACGGAATGAGATCCAAGAGTTTATTGATGCGCGGTACTTATCAGCTTGTGAGGGTATGTGGCGGACGTTTGCATTCCACATACACAAAAGAAAGCCATCAGTTGAGAAGCTTATCATTCACTTAGAAGGTGAACATAACATCACTATTAAGGATACTGATAACCTCGGGCGTGTAGTCCGCAAGCCAGGTATTGAGAAGACAATGTTCACTGAGTGGATGGTCTTATGCAGAAGATCAGCTTTTGCACGGACATTAACTTACGTGCAAATTCCGGAATATTTTGTATGGAACAACAATACCAAAGTCTGGTCTGAACGTAAAAAAGGAAAAGCCATTGGGAGAATCGTAGCTGTTCACCCATCGGCAGGTGATCGTTACTACTTAAGGATTCTCATAAATAAGATCAAGGGTCCTCGAAGTTATGATGAGCTCAAAACGTTTAACGATGTTAAATACCCTGATTTCAAATCGGTTTGCTACGCACGAGGCTATTTGGACAACGATGTCGAGTGGATCGAGAGTATGATAGAGGCTTCTAGAACGGCTACCCCATTCCAAATCCGTGATATGTTTGTTACATTCTTGAACCATTGCTTTGTTGCGAGCCCTAAAATATTATGGGAACAATCATGGAAATCAATGAGTGATGACATACTCCGCAAGAGACAAAGATTTTTAGGTCACTCAAATCTAGAACTGGATGATGAGACCCTTGAGCAATACACTTTAATCGAAGTGGAAAAGTTGATGCGGATGCATGACCGCTCGATAAGTGATATTAAAGGTATGCCTAAGATCCAACCTGTTTTGCTAAAAGAATTAGGGAACAGTTTGTGGACCCAAGAAATGGATTATGATGTTGCAGAGGAAACTTTGAGACATGACACACAGTACACCCTTCTTAATGCTGATCAGCGTGCGATTTACAAATCAGTCTTAGACTCCGTTGAGAAAAAGGACGGAAAATTATTCTTCGTTTATGGCGCAGGGGGCACGGGAAAAACATTCCTATACCAAACCATTATATCCAGACTTCGCTCTAGAAAACAAATCGTTCTACCGGTTGCGTCTTCAGGGATAGCCGCATTGCTCCTACCTAACGGAAGAACAGCTCATTCCCGCTTTAATATTCCTTTGAAGCTTTCTGAAGACAAGCTATGCAACATCAAACCAGGTACAATGCTGGCTGAACTAATCGAGAAAACGGATCTCATAATTTGGGATGAGGCACCTATGACTCATAAGCATGCTTTTGAAGCATTAGACAAGACGTTGAAGGATATAATGTCTAAGAAAAATCCTCCTGCAAAGGATATGACTTTTGGTGGAAAAACAGTTTTGTTGGGTGGTGATTTCAGACAGATTTTACCAGTAATTCCACAAGGAAGTAGGGCTGATACTGTCTTAGCTTCAATAAGTCATTCCTATCTATGGGATAGCTGCCACAAGttctctttaaaaataaatatgcgAGTCAATCAGGACGAGAAGGAGTTCTCAGAGTGGCTTCTTAAAGTCGGGGAAGGTCAACCACAATCATCagcagaagatgaagatgatggttACCATGAGCAAATGATAACTGTCGACGACTCATTGGTTCAACAGACGATAGATGACCCTTTAAAACAAGTTGTTGAGGCCGCATATGGAGACATCGACAAAATAAAGATCTCTCAAAGCTCTTACACCGATAGAGCTATCCTCACTCCCCGCAATGAAACAGTTGATGAAATCAATGCATACACAATCTCTAACACAGACGGAGAATCAAGAGATTACTTCAGCTGCGATAGCTTTGAGATTTCAGATACTCAATCTGATCAAAATGATGCCTTATATGCGATTGAGTATCTCAATTCTCTGGAATACTCAGGATTGCCTTCTCATAAACTCACTCTAAAAGTTGGGGCCCCAGTTATGCTTCTGCGAAACATAAATCAGAAAAAAGGATTATGCAACGGTACCCGAATGATCCTAACCTACGTAGGCGAACGAGTGCTTAAGGCAGACATAGTCACTGGCTCACACGTTGGTCACGAAGTCTTGATCCCAAAGATTGTTCTCCTGCATGAGGAAACAAAGTTACCGTTCACCTTACGTCGTAGGCAATTTCCTATCAGATTGTGTTACGCAATGACAATCAACAAAAGTCAAGGACAAAGTTTAAAGGAGGTTCTCTTATATCTGCCTAAACCAGTGTTCGCACATGGGCAACTTTATGTGGCTCTCTCACGTGTAACAAGCAAATCAGGGCTAAAAATCATTAAAGCGAGAGATCAGCATCCACAAAAAGTGAAGAACATAGTCTACAAGGAGATCTTTAACCGTCTTCGTTCCCATGAAAGTAAGTAA